DNA from Conexivisphaera calida:
GCTCAGGGATGGCGGCATACTGTTGGTGCCGCTGGGTCCGCCTGGGTATCAGGTCCTGACGAGGGTTCGCAGGAGGGGGAACTCATACAGCTCGGAAGAATTATTGGGGTGCGTGTTCGTCCCCCTTGTGGGGGAAGATGGCTACGGGCCCGGCGGACTCGATATCATTCGTGGGCCATCCAAACGTTAGGGCCACCCACGAGAACACTATCGAGGTGACAACCGAGGATTATCTGACGCCGAGGGGAGATTGCATAATAGGCATCAGGGCCGACAAGGGAGCCGCTGGACTTAGCGAGGAGATCAAGCGACACATAAGGTTGGGGGATAGGCTTCGCCTCGAGATAATCGTGGGGGAACTTTCATTCGCATTCGACGCGTGGGGATCCCCAAGCTTAGAGCTCTCTGACGCTAGATCCGCGGTCATCAGGAGGAGCTCCTTCGCCAGCCCTAGGACGATAGCTGTGAGATCTACTGCGGTCGCCCGCGACATCCCGAGGGACATCGTGTCGGAGCTCAGGACAGGTCGCCGCGGCGTCCTAGCAATATATGTGCTCTAGCCGAGGACTAAGCAGATCGCAATGGCCCACGGCGGGCGCGAATCAGGCTGAGAGGTCCGTCAGGACGTCATCCGCGCATGTTCACGCAGATCCCCTGAACGATTTTATCAGACTGTCTATCGAGGAGAACGCCTTCGCGGCATCCCTCGAGTCCACTAGCACTATTGTGTCAGTGTGGCTGCTCGTCATATCCTCCACGTTTATTCCTTCCTCGTACAACTTCACAAATATCGGTATCAGGCAGCCCGGCGTCTGCTTGATCTCCGGTGGACTTGATATTATGATCGCCGCCAGTCCATCCCTGCGCTCCAGGACATCCGCCGTGCCCGCCACGGCGTTCAGCACGTCCGCCGCCCTCGCGTCAACTGCTATTGTTATCGACTCAAGCCCCTCCGTCAGGTGTACCAGATGTTCATGCGAGTGCCTCAGGATGTCCATGACAACCCTCACGGCGGCCCTCGTCCTCGCGATCGATATCCTGGATATATCCGTCCTCACGGCGACCGCGCTTCTCCCTATCACGTCGCGTACGGCGCTGCTCGGCGTCGTCGGCTCCACGTTCCCGCGGAGTCTCCTGAGCGCAACTAGTATTGCGTCGTCACTCGCTGCTGAGCCGTGAACGCGCTCCACTTCCGGCCTCATAGCACGTGCGAGCGCCGATAGGTTCGCGTAGCCGTACATGACCGCTAACTTCGCCGGCAGGTTCTGCTCCAAAACCGCGCGCACCGCATCTGCCACGCTTATTTGTCCATTAATGGACTTTCTGACCATTTCTAGTCATACTTTGGCCAAAAACAATAATTAAGGGTATCGGAGGAGGGCCCCCAGATTGAGCTCAAACATCGGTAAGGTGGTTCTGGCTTACTCCGGCGGGCTCGACACGTCCGTCATGATAAAATGGTTACAGGAGAAGTATGGCGCGGAGGTCTACACGCTCACGCTGGACCTGGGTCAGCGTGACGACTTCCGCGAGATAGAGGATAGGGCCTATAAAATAGGTGCCAAACAGCACTTTTTCGTCGATGCGAGGGCTGAGTTCGTGGAGCGCTTCGTCTATCCCGCGATAAAGGCCAACGGCTTCTACGAGGGCAAGTATCCACTCAGCACGGCGCTGGGCCGGCCGCTGATATCCGAGAAATTGGTGGAGATAGCGCACAAGGTGGGCGCGGACGCGGTGGCTCATGGTTCGACGGGGAAGGGTAACGATCAGGTCAGGTTCGACATCACCGTGAGGGCGTTGGATCCGGGGCTGAAGGTCCTCGTGCCAGTGAGGGACTGGGGCCTCTCGAGGGACGTGGAACTGGAGTACGCCAAGAGCAAGGGACTGCCCGTGTCGGAGAAGAAGAGCAAGTACAGCGTTGACCAGAACCTGTGGGGCAGGTCCATCGAGAGCGGCCCGCTCGAGGATCCGTTCTCGGAGCCCGAGGAAGATGTGTACGACTGGGTCACGCCCCCCGAGAAGGCGCCCGATTCGCCGAAATATGTCACGCTGACCTTCAAGCAGGGCGTTCCCGTCGAGATAGACGGCGAGCGCCTGCCTCCCGTTGACCTCATACAGAGGCTCAACACCATCGCCGGCAAGAACGGCGTGGGCCTGGTCGATCACATAGAGGACCGGCTCGTGGGGATAAAATCGAGGGAGGTCTACGAAGTGCCCGCCGCGCTCACAATACTGGAGGCGCATAGGGATCTGGAGAAGCTCACCCTCACCGTGCACGAACTCTCCGCGAAGGCACCGCTCGAGGACACATGGTCAAGGCTCGTCTACAATGGCCTATGGTTGGAACCCCTCAGGCGGCACATAGATGCCTTCATAGAATCTACACAGAGCGTGGTAAGTGGCGATGTTAAGCTGAAGTTTTACAAGGGTCACCTCTCGGTTGTGGGGAGGCGGTCGGAGAACTCGCTCTACCGGCGTGAGATGTCGACCTACGCTAAGGACTCCAAGTACAACCAGCAGCTGGCAGTCGGGTTCATAGAGCTCTGGGGCATGCAGACGATAACCGCGAACTCCGTCAGGTCCAAGGTGGCAGGCTAGAGCATGGCGTCCGACATCTACCGGGAGGGCAGGCTAGGGTCCGGTGTCCTTGCCGACGTCGTGAACTACATCAGCAGCTACTCAGACGACGTGGAGATATTCAACGCAATAGTGGAGATAAACATCGCGCATGTGATCGCCCTCCATTCCTCCGGCTACATAGACCGGGAGGAGGCGGCCTCAATTCTCAGGGCACTAGTCGGGATCGACCCCAGCATACTCTCCACGATGCCCAAGATGGAGGACGCCCATATGACTGTCGAGGCCAAGGTGATAGGAGAGGCTGGTCGTGCGGGGGAGAACATAAACCTGGGGAAGAGCCGGAACGACCAGGTGGCCGCTGCCATACGCATGCGCCTGAGGGAGTACATACTTGATGTCGTCGGATCCGGCGCCCGGCTCGGCCTCAACCTTGTAGAGAAGGCGAGGGAGTTCAGGGAGCTCACGATGCCGGGTTTCACGCACCTGCAGCCCGCACAGCCGGTGACGCTGGGATATGTCCTGATGGCGCACGCCGAGGAGATACTGAGGGATCTCCACAGGCTCATCGAGTCCTATAACCGGGTCAACCTATCCCCACTCGGCGCCGCGGCCACGTCCGGCTCCACGGTCCGGCTCAACCGTTACGCGCTGGCCTCCCTCCTCGGTTTCAAGGACGTTATGCGCAACGCAGTCGATGCCGTCTCGTCCCGTGACTACATGATCGAGGTCCTCGCTGCCATGCTCTCGCTCTCCATAGAATCCTCGAGGCTCGCGGAGCATCTGGTCCTATGGTCCTCACCGCAGTTCTCCTACGTGGAGCTACCCGACGAATATACGGCGACCAGCAGCATAATGCCGCACAAGAAGAATCCAGTGGTCGCTGAGCTCGCCAGGGCGAAGGCTGCCTCGCCGCTGGCCTCGCTCGTGGCCATTGCTGCCATACTGAAATCCCTTCCATATTCGTATAACTTGGACCTGCAGGACGCCACGCCTCACCTGTGGAGAGCGTCCAGGGACGTCCTCTCCACGCTCAACGTGCTAGCCGGCGCCGTTGGCGGCCTCAGGGCCAATCGCGACAGGATGGCCAAGGACGCCCTGGCGGGATTCGTGACCGGAAGTGATCTTGCAGAATATCTCACGGTGAGATTCGGGGTGCCATTCAGAACCGCCCACAAGGTAGTCGGGAGGGTCGTCAGGCGCACCGTCGACGAAGGATTAACATGGGGGCCTGCGCTCAAGGAGATCGTCGAGTCCGCGGCCGCGGAGGAGGGATATTCAGTGAAAATACCTGACGACGAATTCTCCTCCATAGTGGATCCGGCGGAGGCCATCAAGAGGAGAAGTCACGTCGGCATGAGCGGCGAGGGGTACGACGCGATGGCGGCTGATCTGGAGATGAAGCTGCGTCACGCGCTGTCATGGAGGGATGTGGTGATGGAAGAACTTAAAAAATCCCGCTCACTCCTAGAGGAGCGGGCGCGTGCAATAATGGGAGGTGTTTGAATGCCAATAAAGGTTCAGTGTCAGGAATGTGGTGGCACGATAGCAGTACCCGATGATGCACTTCCGGGCGAGATAGTGTCCTGCCCGGATTGCGGTACTGAGTACGAGGTGGTGTCGGTCGACCCTAAAGCCGGCCGCGCCGAGCTCAAACCGGCAGAGGAAGTAAAGGAGGACTGGGGCGAGTAAACACGCTTGGCGAATAGCTTATCCATACTCACCGACAGGCTCAGGTGGGAGGAGAAGGCACTATACACTACTGCACTGAACATGGGCCTCAGGGCGAGCATAGTAGACGTGAAATCTAGTAGTATAGATATATCTGATGAGTCGACGCTGCCAGCGGAGGTCAGGGACTCCGACGTCGTACTTCAGAGGTGCGTTAGCCATTATCGTGGGCTCTACTACACCGCGGTCCTTGAGCGCTTTGGTCGCAGGGTGATTAACTCGTTCATGACATCCCTGATGACGGGAAACAAGCTCCTCACGTCGCTGGAGCTGGTCAAGAGGGGCATTCCCACGCCCAAGACGTACGTCTCCTTCTCGGATGAGTCCGCAGTCGAGTTCATGGAGCGTCACGGGTACCCAATGGTTGTGAAGCCGGTGGTGGGTAGCTGGGGGCGCATGGTGACCAAGGTCGACGACAGAGATGACGCAAACACTCTGGTGGAGTTCAGGAGAATGCTCCAGGATCCCACGTATCAGGTGTACTACCTGCAGGAGTACGTGAGGAGACCCCCCAGGGACCTTCGTGCGGTGGTCGTGGGCGACGACGTCGTGGCGGCGGAGTATCGTTATCAGCCGCCCGGCGACTGGAGGACCAACATAGCCAGGGGAGGGAGGGCTGAGCCGGTGTCCTTGGAGGGCCATGATCGTGAGATAGTGTTAAAGGCAGCCGAGGCCGTGGGCGGCGGCGTGCTGGGCGTGGACGCGATGGAGACGGAGGACGGGCTTCTGGTGCACGAGGTGAATGGAGGCGTCGAGTTTCACGGAGTGACGCACGCAACCGGCGTCGACGTGGCTACGAAGATAATCGAGTATGCGAGGAGCGTGGCCAAGAGATGAACAGGACTACTAAGGTATCAATCATAGGTGCATCCGGTTACGTCGGCGGCGAACTACTCAGGATACTCTCAAGGCATCCCGGAGTAGAGATAGTGGCGGCACATTCGCGCCAGCATGCGGGCGAATACGTCCACAGGGTACATCCCAATCTGAAGGGCGTCATCGATCTACAGTTCACCGGCGAGGATCCGGTGAAGGTCGCGTCCAACTCCGACCTCGTATTTCTCTCGGTGCCGCATGGCACCTCCGTCAAGATAACCCCGAAGCTGATGGAGCTCGGCGTCAGGCTCGTCGACATGAGCGCTGACTTCAGGCTCAAGGACCCCTCGGCATATGAGGTATGGTACCACTATAGGCATCCCTATCCCGATCTACTGGATAAGTTCGTCTACGGCCTTCCTGAGCTCCACAGGGATGAGTTGAGGAATGCCAGATATGCGTCGGCGCCGGGGTGCAACGCGGCCGCGGCCATACTGGGCTTGGCGCCGCTCGCGCGTCACGGGTTGGTGACGAATGGAACAATAGTGGTCGACGTGAAAGTTGGATCCTCTGGAGCAGGCGGAAAGCCATCCCCCGCCACGCACTTCTCTGAGAGATATGGCGTCGTGAGGCCCTACAGTCCGGCTGGCCACAGGCACGTCGCCGAGATAGAGCAGGAGTTGCGCATCTCGTCCGGCCGCAGCTACACGATCGCCATGAGTGCACATGCCGTCAACATAGTCCGCGGCATACTCTCCACATCGCACACATTCACGGACAGCGGTAACATGGATCAGGCCAAGATCTGGCGGGCCTACCGTGAGACTTATCGCGAGGAGCCCTTCATACGGTTCGTGAGGGACAAGAAGGGAATCTTCAGATATCCCGACCCGAAGATAGTGATCGGATCTAACTTCGCGGACATAGGTTTCGAGCTCGATCCGCACACGAACCGCATAGTGGTGCTCTCCGCCATAGATAACCTGATGAAGGGCGCCGCGGGCAGCGCCGTGCAGGCCATGAACCTGATGCTCGGCTTCGACGAGAGGACGGCGCTGGATGCGCCTCCGCTGCATCCGGTGTGAGGGTGGTACAATTGATAGTCGTGAAAGTGGGTGGTAGCCTCGTGCACGGTGGATTCCTGGGATCCATACTGGACGACATTGCGCGCATGTCCAAGGATCGCAAGGTGGTGCTCGTGCACGGCGGCGGCGCCGTGGTGACGGAGGTCGCTGAGAGGATGGGCGTGAAGCAGCAGTTCGTCACCTCTCCAACTGGGATACGGAGTCGCTACACCGACAAGGAGACTGCCGGGATATTCGCGATGGTGATGGCGGGCAGGATAAACACGGAGATAGTCGCGTCACTTCGCGCGAGGGGCGTCGATGCCTTCGGGCTCTCGGGAGTCGACGGTGGTCTTATACTGGCTGAGCGCAAGAAGCGCCTAGTGGTGATAGACGAGAAGGGCAGGAAGCGCGCGATAGATGGTGGTTATACCGGCAGGATAGTGGAGGTCCGTCCTCACGTTCTGGAAGTGCTCATCGGCTCCGGGTTCACGCCCGTCATATCTCCGGTCGCGATCGGGCAGGAGGGCGAGGTGTTGAACGTGGACGCGGACAGGGCGGCAGCATACGTCGCCTCTGCAATCAAGGCCGAGGCGCTGGTTCTCCTGACCAACGTAGCAGGACTTCTCGATGAGCGCGGCGCCCTGGTGAAGGAGCTCACGGCGACTGACGCAAGGGATCGCATGAAGAAGGTGGGGCCCGGCATGGACAAGAAACTTCTGGCGGCCGCCGAGGCGCTCGAGGGTGGCGTCGGGAAGGTAATGATATCGGACGGGAGGATCGAATCGCCGATCGGCAGGGCGCTCGAGGGGGCCGGTACCGTGGTCAGGAGGGAGAATTAATGGATCCATCACACGTCATCGAGGTCGAGGACTCCAAGCTGCTCCGCACGTTCCAGAGGTTCGGACTGGTCGTGGATCACGCGCTTGGCGCGTACATCTGGGACGCATCGGGCCGCGCATATCTGGATTTCATGGCCGGCTACGGCGTTGCCATACTCGGGCACGGCAGGAGGGAGATTGCTGATGCTATAAAGGCACAGCTCGATCGCAACTCCATCTGCCACGGTTCCCTCTACAGTCCCGCCAGGGCCGAATTCCTAGAGGAGCTCTTCAGCGTGCTCCCGAGCAATATGTCATCGGCCTACATGGCGAACAGTGGTGCAGAGGCTATAGAAGCGGCGATAAAGGTCGCCGTGAAGGCGACCGGTCGCTCCCTCCTGATGGCAGCCAAGGGATCGTATCACGGCAAGACCCTAGGGGCGCTGTCGATAACCTGGGGCGAGAAGTACAGGAAGCCCTTCTCTCAGCTGCTGCCCAAGGTTCATTTCGTAGATTACGGCGACCTCAAGTCCCTCGAATCAGCACCGTTCGAGGAGGCGGCCGCGCTCTTCCTGGAACCCGTGCAGGGCGAGGGCGGGGTGAACATCCCTAGTGGTGAGTTCATGCGCGAGGCGGAGAGACGCTGCAGGTCCAGCGGCTGCGTGCTAGTCATGGATGAAATACAGGCCGGCCTCGGCAGGACCGGCAGGATCTGGGCACATGAGCATTGGGGCGTCAGGCCGGACGTGATGACGATAGGTAAGGGAATAGGCGGCGGGGTACCCATGGGCATAACTGCCATGTCGTCCGAGCTCTCCAGCGCCATGAGGCTGGGGGAGCAGACCTCCACATTCGGCGGGAACCCTCTCGCCTCGGCCGCCGGCACCGCGGTCCTGAGAGTTCTGAAGGCCGAGAGGCTCTGGGAGAACGCCGAGAAGATGGGCTCCAGGTTCATCCAAGGGCTGGGCCGCATAGCGTCATCTCGCCGTCTTGCCGAGTCGAGCAGGGGCCTCGGCTTGATGGATGCGTTGGACCTCAGGATCGGCGTCTCGGAGGTGATACCCGCGCTGATATCCAATGGATTCATATCGACCTACTCGGGCCTCAGAACACTCAGGTTTCTCCCGCCTATAACCATCGGCGAGGAGGAGGTCGACAGGGCATTGTCGATTATCGACAAAACTCTTGCGGAAATCGAGCAGGCCAAGCGCGCAGCTTCGGGCGAAAGAGATTAATTTATGTCCAGTAAACGTCGAGCGTATGCCGAGTGACGATATAGATTCCAAGATAATCGGGATGCTCAAGGCCGATGCCCGTAAGCCATTCGTTGAGATCGCGAAGGAGTTGGGCATCTCGGAGGCCGCCGTGAGGAGGCGCGTCAGGAAGCTCGTCGAGTCAGGCGCAATAAAGAAGTTCACGATCGAGCTGGGAAGGCTCGGCGGCGCGAGCGCGATAACCCTAGTCGCTGTGGAGCCCGGGGCCCAGATAAGGTCCATAGCTGAGCGCGTCAGGGCGCTCGATGGCGTGGATCGCGTATACGAGATAACCGGACAGTACGACATGGCAATATTCGTCGGAGGGGAAAGCATAACTGACGTGAACTCCACAATAGACAAGATCAGGTCCATGGACGGCGTCGTGGGCACCAATACAGTGATAATACTCAAGGAGGACTGAAGCTTTGGATCAACAGATGGACAGGGCCGGCCTGGGGCACTCGGGGGACTACAACTCCGCATCGACGTCGCTGCTCGCCGGCAGGAGGATCCACATACTGGACAGCACCCTCCGGGAAGGTGAGCAGGGCGCCGGCGTCTCATTCACAAAGCGGCAACGTCTTCAGATAGCTTGGATGCTGGACTACTTCGGCGTGGATGCTATAGAGGTCAGTCCAGTGATCTCGGAATCCCACATGGAAAGCTGCAGCGAGATGGTGAAGGCTGGCCTGAGCGCCCAGATAGTCGCGCACGGCAGGGCCCTCAGGCAGGACATAGACACTATCCTACAATGTGGCGCCAGCTACGGCGCGATATATCATTCAGTGTCCGATATACATCTGAGGTACAAACTCAAGGTGGACTTCGAGGAGGCGCTCCGCAGGGGCGTGGACGCCGTGGAGTATGCGAAGGCGCATGGTCTCAGGCTCAGATTCACGCTCGAGGACGCCAGCAGGACCTCCGTCGATCGCCTGATAGAGTATGCGAAGGCGGTCGAGGAGGCAGGTGCAGATCGCATAAGCATACCCGACACGGTCGGCGTGATGACTCCTGGCGGCATGTACAAACTGGTCCGCGCTGTGCGGCAATCCGTGAAGGTACCGCTGGATGTCCACTGCCA
Protein-coding regions in this window:
- a CDS encoding DUF371 domain-containing protein — its product is MTTEDYLTPRGDCIIGIRADKGAAGLSEEIKRHIRLGDRLRLEIIVGELSFAFDAWGSPSLELSDARSAVIRRSSFASPRTIAVRSTAVARDIPRDIVSELRTGRRGVLAIYVL
- a CDS encoding ACT domain-containing protein; translation: MADAVRAVLEQNLPAKLAVMYGYANLSALARAMRPEVERVHGSAASDDAILVALRRLRGNVEPTTPSSAVRDVIGRSAVAVRTDISRISIARTRAAVRVVMDILRHSHEHLVHLTEGLESITIAVDARAADVLNAVAGTADVLERRDGLAAIIISSPPEIKQTPGCLIPIFVKLYEEGINVEDMTSSHTDTIVLVDSRDAAKAFSSIDSLIKSFRGSA
- a CDS encoding argininosuccinate synthase, with translation MSSNIGKVVLAYSGGLDTSVMIKWLQEKYGAEVYTLTLDLGQRDDFREIEDRAYKIGAKQHFFVDARAEFVERFVYPAIKANGFYEGKYPLSTALGRPLISEKLVEIAHKVGADAVAHGSTGKGNDQVRFDITVRALDPGLKVLVPVRDWGLSRDVELEYAKSKGLPVSEKKSKYSVDQNLWGRSIESGPLEDPFSEPEEDVYDWVTPPEKAPDSPKYVTLTFKQGVPVEIDGERLPPVDLIQRLNTIAGKNGVGLVDHIEDRLVGIKSREVYEVPAALTILEAHRDLEKLTLTVHELSAKAPLEDTWSRLVYNGLWLEPLRRHIDAFIESTQSVVSGDVKLKFYKGHLSVVGRRSENSLYRREMSTYAKDSKYNQQLAVGFIELWGMQTITANSVRSKVAG
- the argH gene encoding argininosuccinate lyase, with the translated sequence MASDIYREGRLGSGVLADVVNYISSYSDDVEIFNAIVEINIAHVIALHSSGYIDREEAASILRALVGIDPSILSTMPKMEDAHMTVEAKVIGEAGRAGENINLGKSRNDQVAAAIRMRLREYILDVVGSGARLGLNLVEKAREFRELTMPGFTHLQPAQPVTLGYVLMAHAEEILRDLHRLIESYNRVNLSPLGAAATSGSTVRLNRYALASLLGFKDVMRNAVDAVSSRDYMIEVLAAMLSLSIESSRLAEHLVLWSSPQFSYVELPDEYTATSSIMPHKKNPVVAELARAKAASPLASLVAIAAILKSLPYSYNLDLQDATPHLWRASRDVLSTLNVLAGAVGGLRANRDRMAKDALAGFVTGSDLAEYLTVRFGVPFRTAHKVVGRVVRRTVDEGLTWGPALKEIVESAAAEEGYSVKIPDDEFSSIVDPAEAIKRRSHVGMSGEGYDAMAADLEMKLRHALSWRDVVMEELKKSRSLLEERARAIMGGV
- the lysW gene encoding lysine biosynthesis protein LysW, whose product is MPIKVQCQECGGTIAVPDDALPGEIVSCPDCGTEYEVVSVDPKAGRAELKPAEEVKEDWGE
- the lysX gene encoding lysine biosynthesis protein LysX; this encodes MANSLSILTDRLRWEEKALYTTALNMGLRASIVDVKSSSIDISDESTLPAEVRDSDVVLQRCVSHYRGLYYTAVLERFGRRVINSFMTSLMTGNKLLTSLELVKRGIPTPKTYVSFSDESAVEFMERHGYPMVVKPVVGSWGRMVTKVDDRDDANTLVEFRRMLQDPTYQVYYLQEYVRRPPRDLRAVVVGDDVVAAEYRYQPPGDWRTNIARGGRAEPVSLEGHDREIVLKAAEAVGGGVLGVDAMETEDGLLVHEVNGGVEFHGVTHATGVDVATKIIEYARSVAKR
- the argC gene encoding N-acetyl-gamma-glutamyl-phosphate reductase, with the protein product MNRTTKVSIIGASGYVGGELLRILSRHPGVEIVAAHSRQHAGEYVHRVHPNLKGVIDLQFTGEDPVKVASNSDLVFLSVPHGTSVKITPKLMELGVRLVDMSADFRLKDPSAYEVWYHYRHPYPDLLDKFVYGLPELHRDELRNARYASAPGCNAAAAILGLAPLARHGLVTNGTIVVDVKVGSSGAGGKPSPATHFSERYGVVRPYSPAGHRHVAEIEQELRISSGRSYTIAMSAHAVNIVRGILSTSHTFTDSGNMDQAKIWRAYRETYREEPFIRFVRDKKGIFRYPDPKIVIGSNFADIGFELDPHTNRIVVLSAIDNLMKGAAGSAVQAMNLMLGFDERTALDAPPLHPV
- a CDS encoding [LysW]-aminoadipate/[LysW]-glutamate kinase; this translates as MIVVKVGGSLVHGGFLGSILDDIARMSKDRKVVLVHGGGAVVTEVAERMGVKQQFVTSPTGIRSRYTDKETAGIFAMVMAGRINTEIVASLRARGVDAFGLSGVDGGLILAERKKRLVVIDEKGRKRAIDGGYTGRIVEVRPHVLEVLIGSGFTPVISPVAIGQEGEVLNVDADRAAAYVASAIKAEALVLLTNVAGLLDERGALVKELTATDARDRMKKVGPGMDKKLLAAAEALEGGVGKVMISDGRIESPIGRALEGAGTVVRREN
- a CDS encoding aspartate aminotransferase family protein translates to MDPSHVIEVEDSKLLRTFQRFGLVVDHALGAYIWDASGRAYLDFMAGYGVAILGHGRREIADAIKAQLDRNSICHGSLYSPARAEFLEELFSVLPSNMSSAYMANSGAEAIEAAIKVAVKATGRSLLMAAKGSYHGKTLGALSITWGEKYRKPFSQLLPKVHFVDYGDLKSLESAPFEEAAALFLEPVQGEGGVNIPSGEFMREAERRCRSSGCVLVMDEIQAGLGRTGRIWAHEHWGVRPDVMTIGKGIGGGVPMGITAMSSELSSAMRLGEQTSTFGGNPLASAAGTAVLRVLKAERLWENAEKMGSRFIQGLGRIASSRRLAESSRGLGLMDALDLRIGVSEVIPALISNGFISTYSGLRTLRFLPPITIGEEEVDRALSIIDKTLAEIEQAKRAASGERD
- a CDS encoding Lrp/AsnC family transcriptional regulator, coding for MPSDDIDSKIIGMLKADARKPFVEIAKELGISEAAVRRRVRKLVESGAIKKFTIELGRLGGASAITLVAVEPGAQIRSIAERVRALDGVDRVYEITGQYDMAIFVGGESITDVNSTIDKIRSMDGVVGTNTVIILKED